In Mauremys reevesii isolate NIE-2019 linkage group 8, ASM1616193v1, whole genome shotgun sequence, a single genomic region encodes these proteins:
- the LMO4 gene encoding LIM domain transcription factor LMO4, translating to MVNPGSSSQPPPVTAGSLSWKRCAGCGGKIADRFLLYAMDGYWHSRCLKCSCCQAQLGDIGTSCYTKSGMILCRNDYIRLFGNSGACSACGQSIPASELVMRAQGNVYHLKCFTCSTCRNRLVPGDRFHYINGSLFCEHDRPTALINGHLNSLQSNPLLPDQKVC from the exons ATGGTGAACCCGGGCAGCAGCTCGCAACCTCCCCCGGTCACCGCTGGCTCCCTCTCGTGGAAAAGATGCGCAGGCTGCGGGGGGAAGATCGCGGATCGCTTCTTACTCTACGCCATGGACGGCTACTGGCACAGCCGATGCCTGAAGTGTTCATGCTGCCAGGCTCAGCTGGGGGACATCGGCACCTCCTGTTACACCAAGAGCGGTATGATCCTGTGCAGAAACGACTACatcag GTTATTTGGAAATAGTGGTGCTTGCAGCGCTTGTGGACAGTCAATTCCTGCTAGTGAGCTGGTCATGAGGGCACAAGGCAACGTCTATCATCTTAAG TGTTTTACATGCTCTACCTGCCGGAATCGCCTGGTCCCAGGAGACCGGTTTCACTACATCAATGGCAGTTTATTTTGTGAACATGATAGACCTACAGCTCTCATCAATGGCCATTTGAATTCACTTCAGAGCAATCCACTACTGCCAGACCAGAAG GTCTGCTAA